The stretch of DNA attattacttaaaaaacatctatattaaattttaattattatttgtttattcagGGCGGATGTGTGTAATTAATTGGACATTGGAGTCATTGAATTTGATTCACCTAAGCATGTATCTTTCTCCTTTCACCACTTGTTGCCTCTCTCCGTGAATTCAGATTCGGTGTTCCTTTGCAGTTTCCACTGATTTGTCTTTCAAGTGTTCGGTAAAAGTTGTCAATGAAAAGGTCATTAAGGAAAGAGTTATTTTCCTATTAACTTTTAGATATTTTTGTGTTCACTTTTTGATCATTCTGTAGGTTGTCCAATGCTTGTTTCCTACATTTTGAAGAGTGTGTATTTATATCACACACAAAAACATTCTTCTCTACCTCAACAATACATAGCAACTGCCATATGCCTTCGGTTTTATTTGGTTTCATGAGGGTATCCGTTGTTAATTAATTGTTTCCTACAAAATGGCAAATATGTATCTTTCACTTCATTTCTTCAAATAAAGCcacttaattatcatttttcttcaagacaTGTAGGGTGTATGTTACTTCACTACCTAAAGCATTTCAATGTTCgcatattttttcattaaagtcTGGAATTGTGGATCAAAATTTGTTGTTTCTAAGTTACTGGAACAActagttttcatctttatctttctgtTTGATGAGTCCAAAATTTCTACTGGGTTTTTAAGTGTTGTTCTTTGCtgagtattaaaaatacaatatgttagtactttaaatatttttttaatatattttaaaacattaaaattagtggtaatcaatatattataaagACACAGTAgaagaataacaaaaaaaattctgCATAGAATCCAAATTCCTGTTTGATGATCGTTGGGGTCTAGGATTTAAATTTGAAGAGAAATAAATTCTCTCATAATTATCACCCCACTTATgtaatattgatttttatttttggatgatTTGAATTGAAGGTAATTGATTGCCTAATTTGCAATGGTCCACATTCCTTAGTGCAAGACAACTCTAAAATTTAGacattacaataaatataattcaacaTTGTTCAAAGAATTTGATTTGATATTTCATGTTTACCATCAATGTTTTTTTGGAGAAGGATTCCTATTTTCTACTTTTCTCccttttgtgttttgtttttctcttttcaatgAAACTTTTCATTAAACAAGAAGCAagttataatatttaagttattaaGGTATAACGAGATGACCTTTTATGACTAGCTAATAACTaaagtaaatttttaatagatatTTTCATTTAGACcgattgattttaaattaataactattatattagttttacaaataattaagttaatgattgtaatattagttttaaattaataacgTTACGGTTAAATGTATGTTTGGATCTATTGATTTTTACAAGGGCacttagaaataaaatatgaacaTCAAAAACGAAAATACGAAAAATGATAGATTTTTTAGATGAATAACTTTCCGCATTAAATAAAGTGATTTGCGAAGAAAGTGTATATAACTTCAGTAATGTGTATGTCCAAAATCAATTCATGatttgaaaaacttaaaatcaatttctaaaatcagttatagataaaaattcacatcaaatataaacaattttttataatttttccatCAATCAAAATTACTTTCTAACGTTAGAGTCAATTTTTTCAAATCACTTTACTTAACGTGAAAAGTGTATATAGaacaaatttctttaaaataagtataaatgaacatatattatctttatatatttatttattaagatttgagaatacttttttattaactctaattacatattttaagaaagtatttgtatcaaattattttataaaaatatataaaaaaattattcttctaCGTCAATCATATCTATTATAAGTTTCAatacactttctattttttttaacaacttcatttctattttcttttccttcctttttgttttttttttcattcctcTTAATTGAAACGAAGCCAAATTTCGGCACCAACCATCAACTACCaagttttttgtgttttatgtgAGGAAAGTGAAAAGACCGAGAAGAACAAAAGAAGGGAGAGATGTAGATAAGGGAAATTTCTAGTTTATAAATAGGATAACTATTGGGTTTTTACGTAATAAAATAAGTGAAATAATtgttgtgtttatatatatttatatagtatttgaattacacatataatatatttcacaccatttttattcaaaaactttaatattatagatttttatttttatatataattttttactttaccTATTTTATCCTATTTAAAACTTTCACACACTTAATTCTAACAATAATTACCCAAAGTCACTTCCTTGACTAACCAAGGTTTCAAAGATTAACATGAGAATGCACCAACATTCATCCttctaattgtttaattaaatattacgtggaaatcatattaattaataattttatcaataacaacaaataatataaGTAGATTTTTTGATAGAAAGAGCTAGAGGTGACACCTGGAGCAACATGTAAAagcaatatttatattaaaaaaattagagttTAAGTACGAATATTTGCTGATAAGGATGaacttttttcattattataatcTGTTTATTATTCTATGTCTCGTTTTTTGTTGGGGaggaaagaaacaaaagaagctAAAGGAAGGAACACAaacgaaaaatgaaaaatggactggtaaaagaaatagataacaaaaatgaataaaaataaaataaaataattattatcaaaatttattattttacttttttgttattataacaaataaaaataaaaaactgtaaaaaaatatgagaagaaCTCAACGCTTCCAAATGCAGGTTTAATGAAGCcttcattatttaatattattcatttgaaaagaaattattacaTAGAATGAATATCAAGAAAATTATGATATGTACTTGATTTtctcataaatataatttcgaccacatataaaaaaaaacccttGAGATGAATCCTCTAGTTatataactaatataaaaatataagttttgttAGAAAACGTAAATGTAAAGATGAATGTTAAAATATGGGTGATGGCTAGGTACCTACCTATGGTTGACATCTCTAACAAGAGGCATTAAAAAAAGCTTCCTTGTGtcattattagttactaaaaaaagattaaaaataattaaaaatctcTCTTCCCTCATTAGCAAGggttattaatatatataccCTCCAGCTAAGACACTGAGAGCACAACACAACAATGATAAACTGAAAACTTCATCATCTATTGCTTCCacccttattttatttctttcattccCATCACTTTTTTGTTTGTGGGGTTATGAACAACCTATATCTTTCTCTCGCTTACCTGTTATAATTATGCTATAGctcttttgttttcatttaacatgATGAAGCTCAAAACAACGAACTTCACATATTTAATACacgaaataaaatagaaataaataattaaacgataaatgagaaaaaaaagatctttttttttttgaataaaaggAAATGAGTTTGGGAGAACAGACATGTCTGAAAACCTGGGAGAACAGCTGGACCTGGTTTTGCTCTTGCCAACGATTAAGAACATTAGCCCATATTTGCATGTGATTGCCTTACCGTAGAGCCgaacttttccttttttttatgtataaaaaaattggtacttcattattttaaacaaaaaaaatgtttgtaatAAAAACTCTAATCATTAATATTAAGATTTGTATTAGTAAACTAATAAAACGTAGATGATGATGGGCCATGCATGAGAGCTTCACTTGGTGAGtctctcactcactcactcagcAATGGTCACGACAGCCAGATACCTGGGCCCCACTGCCATGTGCGTTCCTCCTTCTTCTCCGTTCTCTTCTCATTTCAACTCCCAAACCCAAACTCAACAAACAAAACACtttcttttctaatttctaTGCTTTCCCTCACATCACATCACATTACCTTCTCCCAAACCGCTCTCAAACCAGAACCACAACAGCATGGTGAACAGtaccgccaccaccaccaccaccaccaccacctacTTTCCAAATCTTCTacctttcttcattttcttaacCATGATGACCCTTTTCGTGAACTCCCAGGACGATGTTTCAGTAATGCTGGCTCTCAAGAACAGCCTCAACCCGCCGGGGTGGACCGGCCCGGACCCATGCATGTGGGACCACGTCAGGTGCTCTGAGGATAAACGGGTTACCCGGATCCAAATCGGGCGCCTCAATCTCCAGGGCACTCTCCCTGCAACTCTTCAGAACTTGACCCGGTTGGAACAGTTGGAGCTGCAATACAACAACATCTCGGGTCCCATTCCCTCGCTTAACGGCTTGACCAACCTCCGTGTGTTTATTGCCAGCAATAACCGTTTCTCCGCCGTCCCCGCCGACTTCTTCTCCGGCATGTCGCAGCTCCAGGCGGTGGAGATCGACAACAACCCCTTTGAGCCCTGGGAGATCCCTCTGACTCTCCGAAACGCTTCTGAGCTTCAGAACTTCTCTGCCAACTCTGCCAATGTCAGAGGCACTTTGCCGGATTTCTTCAGCTCCGACGTGTTTCCTGGTTTGACCGTTTTGCACCTGGCCATCAATAACCTCGAGGGGTCGTTGCCTTTGAGCTTTTCTGGCTCTCAGATTCAGTCTTTGTGGTTGAATGGGCAGAAGAGCGTTAACAGGCTCGGTGGCAGTGTTGCTGTTTTGCAGAACATGACTTTCTTGACCGAGGTTTGGTTGCATTCCAATGCTTTTACGGGTCCCTTGCCTGATTTGTCCGGGTTGAAGAGTTTGAAGGTTTTGGGTTTGAGGGATAACAGGTTTACTGGTCCTGTTCCGCCTTCGTTGGTGGGTCTCAAGACTCTTGAAGTTGTGAACTTGACTAATAACTTGTTTCAGGGTCCTATGCCGGTGTTTGGCAATGGAGTTGAGGTGGATAACGATAAGGATTCCAACAGTTTTTGTTTGTCAGGACCTGGTGATTGTGATTCCAGGGTGCAGGTTCTTCTTTCTGTTGTTGGCCTTATGGGGTATCCTCAAAGGTTTGCCGAGAGTTGGAAGGGGAATGATCCTTGTGCTGATTGGATTGGGATTTCTTGTGGAGATGCGAATATAACTGTTGTTAATTTTCAGAAGATGCAACTTAGTGGTGAGATATCCCCGGACTTTTCAAAGATTAAATCTTTGCAAAGAATAGTACTTGCGGATAACAATCTCACTGGTTCAATTCCAGTAGAGCTTACTACTTTGCCTCGGCTTAGTCAATTGAATGTTGCGAACAATCAGCTTTATGGGAAGGTGCCGAGTTTTAGGAGTAATGTAGTTGTGAGTACTAATGGTAATGTTGATATAGGGAAGGATAAGAGTAGCCAGTCCCCTCCGGGTTCAGTGTCTCCAACGGCTCCCAATTCAAAGGGAGAAAACGGTGGGGGTTCTGGAAATGGTGGCAAAAAGTCTTCCCATGTGGGAGTGATCGTGTTTTCGGTGATTGGGGCGCTTTTTGTGGTTTCTATGATTGGTTTCCTGGTTTTCTGCCTGTTTAGGATGAAGCAAAAGAAGTTGAGCAGGGTCCAGAGCCCAAATGCTCTAGTTGTTCATCCTAGGCATTCTGGGTCGGATAATGAGAGTGTGAAGATAACAGTTGCAGGTTCAAGTGTCAGTGTTGGTGGTGCTAGTGAAACGCGAACCATACCTGGCAGTGAGACAGGAGATATCCAAATGGTTGAAGCCGGAAACATGGTCATTTCCATACAAGTTCTGAGGAATGTCACGGACAACTTCAGTGAGAAGAACATATTGGGACAAGGAGGTTTTGGAACGGTTTACAGAGGTGAACTCCATGATGGTACAAGAATTGCAGTGAAAAGAATGGAGTGTGGGGCAATAACAGGGAAGGGTGCAGCAGAATTCAAGTCTGAAATTGCTGTTTTGACAAAGGTTCGCCACCGGCATCTTGTGGCTCTTCTAGGTTACTGTTTGGACGGGAATGAGAAGCTGCTTGTGTACGAGTACATGCATCAAGGAACATTGAGTAGGCATCTTTTCAACTGGCCAGAGGAAGGATTGGAACCACTGGAGTGGAATAGAAGATTGACAATTGCCTTAGATGTGGCAAGGGGTGTCGAGTACCTCCATGGCTTGGCCCATCAAAGCTTC from Vigna unguiculata cultivar IT97K-499-35 chromosome 8, ASM411807v1, whole genome shotgun sequence encodes:
- the LOC114193969 gene encoding receptor protein kinase TMK1, with the translated sequence MVNSTATTTTTTTTYFPNLLPFFIFLTMMTLFVNSQDDVSVMLALKNSLNPPGWTGPDPCMWDHVRCSEDKRVTRIQIGRLNLQGTLPATLQNLTRLEQLELQYNNISGPIPSLNGLTNLRVFIASNNRFSAVPADFFSGMSQLQAVEIDNNPFEPWEIPLTLRNASELQNFSANSANVRGTLPDFFSSDVFPGLTVLHLAINNLEGSLPLSFSGSQIQSLWLNGQKSVNRLGGSVAVLQNMTFLTEVWLHSNAFTGPLPDLSGLKSLKVLGLRDNRFTGPVPPSLVGLKTLEVVNLTNNLFQGPMPVFGNGVEVDNDKDSNSFCLSGPGDCDSRVQVLLSVVGLMGYPQRFAESWKGNDPCADWIGISCGDANITVVNFQKMQLSGEISPDFSKIKSLQRIVLADNNLTGSIPVELTTLPRLSQLNVANNQLYGKVPSFRSNVVVSTNGNVDIGKDKSSQSPPGSVSPTAPNSKGENGGGSGNGGKKSSHVGVIVFSVIGALFVVSMIGFLVFCLFRMKQKKLSRVQSPNALVVHPRHSGSDNESVKITVAGSSVSVGGASETRTIPGSETGDIQMVEAGNMVISIQVLRNVTDNFSEKNILGQGGFGTVYRGELHDGTRIAVKRMECGAITGKGAAEFKSEIAVLTKVRHRHLVALLGYCLDGNEKLLVYEYMHQGTLSRHLFNWPEEGLEPLEWNRRLTIALDVARGVEYLHGLAHQSFIHRDLKPSNILLGDDMRAKVADFGLVRLAPEGKASIETRIAGTFGYLAPEYAVTGRVTTKVDVFSFGVILMELITGRKALDETQPEDSMHLVTWFRRMSINKDSFRKAIDSTIDLNEETLASIHTVAELAGHCCAREPYQRPDMGHTVNVLSSLVELWKPSDQNSEDIYGIDLDMSLPQALKKWQAYEGRSQMESSASSSLLPSLDNTQTSIPTRPYGFADSFTSADGR